The Xylanibacillus composti genome segment GATTGCGCTTGACCGCAACGACTCGAGCGCCAAGCGCCTTCGCCCGCTTGGCCGTCTCACCGCCGATGCCGCCCAAACCAATGACACCGACCGTAGAGGATTGGATTTCCAGGCAGAGCGGATTTCGCTTCCATCTCTTGTTCTGCTGCTGGTCGAAATGGACGTGCAGCTGCCGCGCGAACGCCAGCATAAGCGCCAGGGCATGTTCCGCACCCGGTACATTGAACACGCCGCTTGCATTCGTCAGGGCGACATCCTCCCTTAGGTAAGGATTATTCGTATAGCCGTTGGCACCCGCACTTTGCAGCTGCACCCACTTCAAATTCGGCAGGGCTTCCAGCTGCTCGCGCGTCGGCCAGCCGACGAACACTTCCGCATCCAGGAGCTCCTCTTGCCGTGCAAGGAATTCATCCTTGCGCAAATCCACAAAGGTCACTTCGGGAAACTCATCCGCAAGCTGTCGAACCAATTTCACATCAGGGTCATAGTCTCCGCTTCGGCAAAGAATCACTTTTGTCCGTTTCATATCTAGTCCCTCCTTGCTCTCCCCTTCATTATACGGGTTGCCCAAGCTGCTGTTAATGACTAACCTGAACGTGCTTAAGTAACCTTTTTGTAACTAGGGGGGGAGGAAAACTTCTGGCAGGACAAGACATGCATGATGGAATCAGAAGCATCGCAGGCCTTTTGCGCGTCAGTTTCTCAGATTTCGCTTCCTTCCAAAGCGCGTTCGCGATAAGCCCGGCAATAATCGTCAATACGCTGGACGAGGCCCTCGTCCACTTCCTTGAATGTCACGGCAATCCGATAATAGTCTTGCCGGTACGGCGATATTCTCGCAATATCCCCATACACATCGAACGGGGCCGCGAAGCCCGGGAGATCCACCCGTATCTTCAAATACAAAGGCGAAAACAACCGCTTCTTCGTCAGGAAGGACAGCCCGCCTCCGCAAACGTCAATCATATCGGCCTCGAACGGAACGCCATGATGCGTGGATCTGCCGCGAACCCCCACGATGGAGCAAGTGATCGGCAGGACTGTCGGAAAGTCAATGCGAATAAACTTCCGATTCTCACTTGAATGCAGATGAACCGGCACTTCCAGCATGGCTGTAAACGTACGATCTGTGCATGCCTGATCGATCACATTCACAAAGGCGAAATAAGGCACCCCTCTATCGCGAATGGAGAGCTCCACAAACTCAATGGTGCAAATCGTTTTTAACGGATGCTCGTCTTCTATCGGAAGGCTGACCGTTATTTGGCAAGGCCGGCTCTCTACGATTTGAAACTGGTCTTCATAGCACAGGGCTTCGCCCTGGTCATCCTTGCCTACAATGATCAACTGGCAGTTCGACTGCTGGCGAAATATGTGCTCGGCAAACGTTTCAGTATTCATGAAAAATCACCATATTTTCTTTGTATTGCGCAACTGATCCTGTGTATTGCAAATGCAATAAAAAGACATGAATCGATCAAAAGCACTACATACTATATTCCAAAAACACGTCCAAAGTCCTGCCTCATGCACATGGTTTTTTCGATTTTATGCAGAACCTTTGGCACAGGCCGATTTTCTCTCCCCTTTTCTCTTAGGAAAAAAGTACCGCACCTCGTGCATCAGCCAATTCAACTTATGTAAAAAAACACCGCCCTCCGTGGCGAGCAGCGGAAAGCGGTGTGCCAATTCGTGCCGTATAGTCTATCAGAATGGAAGTGCAGTCTATTCTTCCTGCCAGTCCGGATACAAGTCGGTGCGTCGATCCCTCCATGTCGTCACCGATCCGGACTTGCGCACCTCATAAAGCAGCTCCAAATCGAGATCCGCGGTGACAACCATATCGTTGTTCAACTCGCCTTCAGCGAGAATGCCGCGCGGCGGAAAGGGAATATCGTTCGGCGCAATCATGGCCGCCTGCCCGAAGTTCGCGCGCATAAAATCGACCGTCGGGAGCGAACCGACTGTCCCTGTCGTCACCACGTACACCTGATTCTCGATCGCTCTGGCGTGGCAAGTGTATCGGACCCGATGGAAGCCGTGGCGGTCATCCGTGCAGGACGGACAGAAGATGACATCCGCCCCTTTCGCTTTGGCCATGCGGACGATTTCCGGAAATTCAATATCGTAACAGGTCAGGAGGGCAATCGTGCCTTTCTCTGTTTCGAACACCTGGAGTCCTTCGCCTGCGCTCATCCCCCACTCCTTCACCTCGGTCGGGGTAATATGCAGCTTGGCCTGCTCGGCAACGCGCCCGTCCGGGTAGAACAAGTGGGCCACGTTGTACAGCTGTCCTTCACGGCGAATCACGTGAGTGCCGCCAATTATATGCATGCCTGACTGCTTGGCAAGACCGGAGAACAACTGAAGATACCGTTCGGTGAAATCGGGCAAATCCTGTATCGTCAACGCCGAGCCGTCATCGCCGCCGATGGACATCAGCTGCGTCGTCATAAACTCGGGGAACAAAATAAATTCAGCATCATATTCTTGCGCATTCTTCACGTAATGCTCAACCTGCTTGGCGAACTCGTCGAACGAGCGGATCGTATGCAGGTGATACTGCACAGCAGAAACGCGAAATTTCATCTCTCATCCTCCTGTCGGCTGTATGCATCCCGGGCTTCCCCAGCCCGTTGCCGGCGAAATCCGAATCAACCATATTATAGACGTTTGCGCCCAAGATGCAAGGAGAAATAGACGGAAGCTCCTGCGGCTGCCTGCAGCCCGGCGAAAAAAAACCGCACAGTCCGGGGGTTTCACCCGTCTGTACGGCTTAGCCTGAGCATTCGCACCCTTAAGCCAGACACACCCGGCAGCTGCCTAACTGTTCCTCTCCCCAGTAGAGCGCCATCCGGTCTCCGTCCGCAATACGGCCGACACCTGCCGGAGTTCCCGTGTAGATCACATCGCCTTCAGCCAGGCCGTAATGGCCGCCGATATGGTCGATGAGCGTCTGCACATCGAAGATCATGTCGCGGACATGTCCCCGCTGCACCTCGTCATCATTGATGCGCAGAGAGAAGGACGCCGCTTCCAATATTTCCGTTCCCGCAGCCGGCAAAAACCGCGTCAACGGCGCCGCTGCCCGGAACCCCTTCGCCTTCAGCCATGGATGCTGCTTCTGCTTGAGCTCCTCCTGCAGATCGCGCAGAGTGAAGTCAATGCCGAGGGCGAAGTCGGACACCAGCGCTGCCGCCTTCATCCCGCGCTCGTACGCGGCGCCTATGCGCACGACCAACTCGGCTTCATAGTGAACCTGGCCGTATCCGCCCGGAAGCACAATGTCTCCGCCGTCCATGGGAACTAGCGCATGGGTCGGCTTCATGAAGATCATCGGACTCTTCGGCACGGCATTGCCCAGCTCCTCCGCATGCAGCTTGTAGTTTCTTCCGACACAGTACACATTTCGGATCGTTGCCAACATCGAATCGCTCCTTACAGCTGATCCAGCAGATTGCGGATGCTCAGGAACTGGGCATACCCCGAGTGAATCGGCGCCTTCCCCGCCTGGCCGCGCGCC includes the following:
- a CDS encoding D-2-hydroxyacid dehydrogenase; amino-acid sequence: MKRTKVILCRSGDYDPDVKLVRQLADEFPEVTFVDLRKDEFLARQEELLDAEVFVGWPTREQLEALPNLKWVQLQSAGANGYTNNPYLREDVALTNASGVFNVPGAEHALALMLAFARQLHVHFDQQQNKRWKRNPLCLEIQSSTVGVIGLGGIGGETAKRAKALGARVVAVKRNPDAPPPYVDRLYPIEEVEELLAVSDFVVMALPLTEETRGFLHADRIAKIKRGAVLINVGRGPTVDERALIQALQEGALFGAGLDVTEVEPLPEESPLWGMPNVIITSHSVGVSPRKEERRMELLSANLRRFLAGEPLHNLVDRNAGY
- a CDS encoding carbon-nitrogen hydrolase family protein, coding for MKFRVSAVQYHLHTIRSFDEFAKQVEHYVKNAQEYDAEFILFPEFMTTQLMSIGGDDGSALTIQDLPDFTERYLQLFSGLAKQSGMHIIGGTHVIRREGQLYNVAHLFYPDGRVAEQAKLHITPTEVKEWGMSAGEGLQVFETEKGTIALLTCYDIEFPEIVRMAKAKGADVIFCPSCTDDRHGFHRVRYTCHARAIENQVYVVTTGTVGSLPTVDFMRANFGQAAMIAPNDIPFPPRGILAEGELNNDMVVTADLDLELLYEVRKSGSVTTWRDRRTDLYPDWQEE
- a CDS encoding fumarylacetoacetate hydrolase family protein, translated to MLATIRNVYCVGRNYKLHAEELGNAVPKSPMIFMKPTHALVPMDGGDIVLPGGYGQVHYEAELVVRIGAAYERGMKAAALVSDFALGIDFTLRDLQEELKQKQHPWLKAKGFRAAAPLTRFLPAAGTEILEAASFSLRINDDEVQRGHVRDMIFDVQTLIDHIGGHYGLAEGDVIYTGTPAGVGRIADGDRMALYWGEEQLGSCRVCLA
- a CDS encoding PilZ domain-containing protein — encoded protein: MNTETFAEHIFRQQSNCQLIIVGKDDQGEALCYEDQFQIVESRPCQITVSLPIEDEHPLKTICTIEFVELSIRDRGVPYFAFVNVIDQACTDRTFTAMLEVPVHLHSSENRKFIRIDFPTVLPITCSIVGVRGRSTHHGVPFEADMIDVCGGGLSFLTKKRLFSPLYLKIRVDLPGFAAPFDVYGDIARISPYRQDYYRIAVTFKEVDEGLVQRIDDYCRAYRERALEGSEI